The Atribacterota bacterium DNA window TATCATCCAGTAGAGCTTGAGGGTGAAATTTATGAAGTAGAAACAGATACAGTCAAAACGTTTGTTTCCCTGTATACTGGAATGCCTTATATATCAGAGGAAACATTTTATTTGCCAAAACATGCTGTAGACTATCTGATTAATAGGAATAAACTAAGTGGTGAAGAGAAAGATTACTGGGAAAACCATACTTTTGATTTGATCCTCATTAAGAGTGATAGCTCTGATAAATTTAACGAAGAAAAAAATATAACAGATTATCCGGAGGAAGAAACAATAAAGATAGAAGAATTTACTAAAAATACATCTATTGCAGGCAGGACGACCATTGCCGAATTATTAGCTATGGGAATAGATGAAGAGTCTTTTAAAAAGTTAACCGGGTTGGAAATACCAGAGCAGAAAAACATCTCTGTAAGAGATTATGCAGTTTCTAATGGTATTGATTTTGGCGAAATAAGGGGAAAACTTGAAACTTTCCTAATAACAGGAAATTAAAGCAGGGTGTAACCATATATGAGAAAAGTCTATTAAAATTTTTTTGAAAAATATTTGACATTAACTGAATATTTGAGTATTATTAATTTCAAAATTAATATTTACTATTGGTAAAAATAGGTCTTATCTTATAAATCCAGAGAGAGATATGTTTTGGTGGAAATATCTTAAATAAGAAAAACCGAAAAGAAACCCAGAACTAATTATAGGATGGTTAACTTTAATAACCAACATGAGTGGGATAAGTTATTTATCCAATTCCAGGTGGCACCGCGAGATTTAATCTCGTCCTTTAATGGCTAAATACAGTCGGAAGGACGAGATTTTTTAATATTAACCTGGAAAAGGATAGAAAGATAAATAACTCATCCAAGGTGGGTGGCACCGCGAGAATATTTATAATCTGTCTCGTCCCTTTGAATAATTATAATTAATTATTTGGGACGAGATTTTTTTATTTTCCATTTGGAGGAAGTGATAAAATGAAAAATGATGAGAAAAAGATAAAAGTCAGTATTGTGGGGGCAACCGGCTATTCGGGAAAAGAGTTAATTAGAATTTTATTAAAGCATCCCTATGTGGAAATAATGCATTTGGTATCTGCAAGTTATGTAGGTAAAAAGATTGCTGAAATCTTTCCTGATTTTTTAAATCAACTGGACAGAGAGCTTATTGAGCTTGATACCGACAAGATTTCCAGGGATTCTGATTTGGTTTTTACTGCTTTACCCCATACTGTTTCGATGAAAATTGTACCTGATTTACTAAAGAAGAAGGGATTGAAAGTCATTGATATCAGTGCTGATTTCCGTCTTAAAAATCCGGATAATTATGCAGAATGGTATCAGACTGACCTTAACAAAGAGAGCCAGTTTTTGCTAAAAGATGCAGTTTATGGTTTACCCGAGATATATGCTGAAAAAATAAAAAAAGCTTCATTGATTGCCAATCCGGGATGTTATCCTACCAGCGCCATATTGGGAGTAGTACCTCTGCTGTTTAATCAGCTGGTAAGTCCTGAAGGGATTATTGTTGATGCCAAATCCGGTACCAGCGGTGCTGGACGGAAATTATCATTAGGGTTACATTTTACTGAATGCAATGAAAGCTTTAAAGCCTACAAATGTCTTAAGCACAATCATATCCCGGAAATTGAGCAAGAGCTCTCTTTTGCCTATAACAGCAAAAAACAGCAAGACAGAAAAGAAGAGATTAAGATTTCTTTTACCCCTCATCTATTGCCAATAAATCGGGGTATTCTATCTACCTGCTATCTTAATCTGGTCAACAGCTGTAGTACTACAGAAGTTTTGAAAGTATATGAAGACTTTTATAAAGATGCACCTTTTATAAGAATTTTTAAACCCCCTACATTACCGGAAATACGGTTTGTAGAAAAAACAAATTATTGTGACATCGGATTTGCTATTGATGATAGAACAGGAATTATTAAAGTTATATCTGTTATTGATAATTTAACCAAAGGGGCATCGGGGCAGGCGATTCAAAATATGAATATAATGTTTGGTTTCCCTGAAAAATCGGGACTTATACAGTAATATCAACATAGTATATAAAAAATTTTTAATTAAATAAAAAAATTTATGAATATAAAAGGAGTGCAAAAAATGGAAAAAGCATCTTCTGGAAAAGATATAAATATTATTAAGGATAAAGGAATAACATATCCCAAAGGATTTAAGGCTGCAGGATTAAATTGCGGAATCCGACTGAAAAGAGAAGATCTGGC harbors:
- the argC gene encoding N-acetyl-gamma-glutamyl-phosphate reductase; the protein is MKNDEKKIKVSIVGATGYSGKELIRILLKHPYVEIMHLVSASYVGKKIAEIFPDFLNQLDRELIELDTDKISRDSDLVFTALPHTVSMKIVPDLLKKKGLKVIDISADFRLKNPDNYAEWYQTDLNKESQFLLKDAVYGLPEIYAEKIKKASLIANPGCYPTSAILGVVPLLFNQLVSPEGIIVDAKSGTSGAGRKLSLGLHFTECNESFKAYKCLKHNHIPEIEQELSFAYNSKKQQDRKEEIKISFTPHLLPINRGILSTCYLNLVNSCSTTEVLKVYEDFYKDAPFIRIFKPPTLPEIRFVEKTNYCDIGFAIDDRTGIIKVISVIDNLTKGASGQAIQNMNIMFGFPEKSGLIQ